The Sebastes umbrosus isolate fSebUmb1 chromosome 1, fSebUmb1.pri, whole genome shotgun sequence genome includes the window AACAAAGCTATGTCTGCCATGATGAAGGATCAATTACCATCTCTAACGCTGGACTGATAAGGTGGCCAAAGTCCACAAGTCTGTTTAGGTCATCCTCCCAAAGGTTTGGGGCAAGCTCCTCCAGCATGGTTACGATGGCGATACGAGTCGCCTGTGATGCAGCCTGTAAGCGGTTGCGTCCGTACACACTGTTGTCAGCCTGGAATTTAGTGTCCAGCAGCATGCGGCCGTGTGTCTCAAGAAGCTCAAAGAGGCCTCTGTGTTTCATCAAGGCCATCTGCAAAGAACCAGCAAAAATGCATAGAAGACTTCAATGAGCAGTTCAAACACGAAAAATAAATAGGCAACATGAAATAACTCCACTTCATCTCTCAGAGCCGATAAGTGTATCAAGTTACTACTTCTGGCTACAGTCAATGGAATTTGAAACTTCCCTTTGGTACTGTAATATGATACAAATGTAAATGGCAtgtgtgaacaaacaaacactcacattctcactcccagctcATCAAATACTGCAGTGGCCTacacttcaaactatgacgctctatgTACGCTctagttttggacgtgtcagagACGGCGTGTTAGTTTCCGTTGGTTGCATGctttgtgtcttttcaaaataaactactgtgttcacaggaaatgtataatgtatacAGTCTCTTATCACAATAAACTTTCAACGAAGGTTTATATAGTTTTTAAGTTtacttacacaacaaaactacttggtcttaagaaaagattgtggtttgggttaaaatcatagactgtattggacgtagtcaccatgacgtcacctattgctttgtggactgctgttttgaagccttgagttcggcattttgaccGTAGCCATCTTGCCACAACTCTCAGACCAgataacgccgtggtagtgacctgtcaatcacaaggtagccccgccctaaagcatcccctgcattatggtctatttgactctaaatagggccataatttactaaatgaacatcatgctgtattgaagaagacttgaaactagcgattgagaccataaactcatgtttacaatgtttactgaggtaataaatcaagtgagaagtaggctcattttctcatacacttctatataatcagacttcttttagcaaccagaggagtcgccccctgatggctattagaaagaatgcaagtttaaggcacttcagcattggcttcacttttcagacccagaggttgcccactggttataATAAGTATGTTCCTCATGTAAAATAtctatgtttgttacgtagCTGCCGTTAGTAAAGTACAGAAGTTGCGAAATGAAattaaggtaaaataagtcaacgttgaattggtttcacacgggacattaacagcagtctcctgggtgaaagttcatatttgacgagttgggagtgagaacgcgTTGCTCTCCCAACCCTTTTTCACCTTGCGCTGCTTCACATTAATGAACCAAAATAGAGGGTGCACTTTGATACGCCCATACAGCGTGAAATAGGGCCCTATATGTTAATGagaattatatttatattgttatgAAGCATGTCATGGTATTAGCTGATGGAATTACCATTCTCCAGTATGTATCAGCTTTAAGGTAAATATTCCACACCCAGGGACTTTAACGTACCTTTAACATCTCCGCTAGCCCGTTGGAGATGTGCCGTCGTGGAACAGTTTGTAAGAAGGACAGGTCGAGGAAGGCGGCGGCGGGTGGAATGTAGGCGCCCAGCTTGTTCTTGCAGTTTGCAAAGTTAACCCCCGTCTTTGCTCCCACGCTGGCATCGACGTAGGAGAGCAGCGTGGTGGGGACCCTGATGTAAGGGGTGCGTCTTCTGTAAAGTGAGGCCGCCAGGCCCACGATATCCAGGCAAACCCCTCCACCAATGGCAATGATGGGCTCTGTGCGGCGGTCCAGGGAGAAGCTGTTGACCTCCTCTAAGATCTTCAAGGCCATTTTCATGGATTTGTTCTCTTCTGTGGTGGGTAGAGACAAGATCTTGTACAGGACATTGTTGGCCTCTAAGTATTCAGTTAGCTTCTCACCGTAGATTTTGTAGACTTCTTGGTCAACGACCACAAAGCGTTTGATTGgcttaattgattttttaatgtcCTCCAGCTGCTGCGGGTCGGTGATGTGGCCCAGCAGGAGTGTGTCGTTGCTCGGGTCCAGGAGGTCCCGGGTCTCAGTTACCTTGTAGGTGAAGACGATGGGGCTGACCACTGTCCAACTGGTGCCCTTTTCTGTGATGTTCTCATAGCTGCCACacaaaacataagaaaaaaGATTTATTATAGCGGCATATAGGTTCCAAttattgttgatgtttttttaaagtacttttttttctgtcaatacATTGCACTCCATACATGCCAGTTCATTAGTTAAAACTAAAGCAGTTTAATACAACAGCCCTCACACAATAATGTTACTATATTTGTGAAAAAGATGCACAAAATGTACAACCAATGACAGAGGCATTATATCGAATTTCTGAagtcaaaacaatgacttgattatttattaattttggcATAAAACTACAGGACAcaggcacttaaacctgcagtacgCAGAATgtatttggcatcattgtgcaaaaaatccataatacctttcagcatattgtaattcaagtgttctgagagaaaactagacttctgcacctcctcatggctgttttcaggctttaaaaaatctagcctgtgacgggagacttggccaatcacaggtcatttcagagagagagagcgttcctattggctggtcattcaacggaggcagctgtcaatcacttgcaaactccaatcaaacggtaaAACTAggcaatattctgttactgtaatgcatatttctcacctcaaatgttttcagaaacatcttgtagtgtactgtttagctgtaaattgagaaaaaaaacgttctcattttacagctaaacagtacacaattcattgattcatatttgatcagcgctgcctagtttgaccgtttgatcggaatttgtgagtgattgacagctgctcagagatggcaaggctccagattggctctgattggttgtcttcCTCTggtctttgaaatcttgcagatgccgttagcagcaccggaagacacagagggacatgatttttttcagattacctgtcccaTACTACTGGCtggatatagcgactgttttataaaaataactgttttttgatcatattttctccaatctgcctactgctgctttaatgttgaGAAATACCACATTGAGCACTGTTGACCTGCCCTTTCTGTGAATTTAATAGAGGAATATTTGAGTGTTTTTCCATGTTTGTTCCCTCATGAAGAGAGTGGTCTGATAATAACTTGTTTATTCTGCTTCCAGCCAAAACAGGGAGAAGGCACTGACGTTTAATCTCTTAGTGGCTGTGGATGTggtggatgggggggggggctaaATGTGGTCCTTGAGACTCAGACTGGGCCTCTGTCTATCGGAGGAACCATTTAAGAAGCTAATGCTGAAGAGACAAGGACCCTGTTGATAtcagctgttgtttttctctttacaGTTTGCTGAGGTTTGGCCAAATTAGGGGATAGGTTGCAGATACAGTATCAGTGAACAATTAGAtttggctgcagttttccatgtgcACTTTCAAAAAGCTGTATGAAATTCATTCTTTATTTTACCTTTGTTTCCTTTTTATTGCAATTCAAGTCTTTATATTCACATTGGGTTttgatttaaagcagcagtgggtagaattggtgCCAATATGATTaacaaaagatatttttataaaacggacagtagtgcatgagacaggtaatctgaaaataatcatgtgcctctgtgttctccagtgctcctaacggcatctgcaagatttcacagaccggaggaaaacaaccaatcagagccgagctcgagcagctgtcaatcactcacaaactccgaccaaacggtcaaactaggcagcgctgatcaaatatgaatcaatattctgttacgttaatgcctatttctctcctcaaatgttttcagaaacatcttgtatgTCAGTCCCGGATTCCAGAGAAGTACATCAGGAATTCTTGTTTGACAAAGTGGTGATGATTGATGACAGGTAGTCTTAAGCACATGAGTCAGAGGTGCTGTAAAAGTCAGACGGCTGCTTAACCGGAGTGACTGCTCTCCACATCAGAAAGACGCAGCAATTATGGTTTGTTTAAACGCTAATGAAcgctaaaataaaataaatagtacTGAATAAATAGTCGTTGGAAAACAAATAAGAAAGTCACTGATAAATGACAGAAAAGAGTCATGAAGAGAAGCAGTAATGTTTCACAACCTAGACGTTTTTTTATACTCAATAGATTTATAATCTTCTGCACTACTAAAGGAATGCACTTTAAATGAAACACCTATATTCCTGAAACCTAAAGGCTAAAATACACTTGTACTTCAGTTTCCTGCCCCCACACTGCATAAAATAGGTTTCCTTTCAagttttttgtttcaaattgccatttaaaaagttaataaaaaaaaatgttcacttgtTTTTTCTATATCAATCAAAATTTTTACACTATTTTGCACACAGTAAATGTTATGTTACTTTACACTGACTACACAGATTAGTCAT containing:
- the eevs gene encoding 2-epi-5-epi-valiolone synthase; its protein translation is MGKVHLEDNDTEENKTEFSLVRVKGTWKCKLGKNFNKDKADCVSAAKIYENITEKGTSWTVVSPIVFTYKVTETRDLLDPSNDTLLLGHITDPQQLEDIKKSIKPIKRFVVVDQEVYKIYGEKLTEYLEANNVLYKILSLPTTEENKSMKMALKILEEVNSFSLDRRTEPIIAIGGGVCLDIVGLAASLYRRRTPYIRVPTTLLSYVDASVGAKTGVNFANCKNKLGAYIPPAAAFLDLSFLQTVPRRHISNGLAEMLKMALMKHRGLFELLETHGRMLLDTKFQADNSVYGRNRLQAASQATRIAIVTMLEELAPNLWEDDLNRLVDFGHLISPALEMKVLPSLLHGEAVNIDMSYMVYVSKERGLLTEDEKQRIISCMVGLELPVWHEACTMELIQKSLQDRLKHSGGLVRMPLPVGLGESEISNDTPCEILHRAYAKWCDELSASSDGNCDS